One window of Elusimicrobiota bacterium genomic DNA carries:
- the trpA gene encoding tryptophan synthase subunit alpha, with the protein MNRLEKKIRDLKKQKRKALITFITAGFPDFKTTETLIKVLESNGADIVELGVPFSDPIADGPTIQFASEHGVKKGVSLLRIFDFVKRLRKKTDIPILLMSYSNPIFHLGNTQSAKRANNAGVDGFIVPDLIPEESKELSLACRKNNLSLVFLAAPNTPDKRLKSIDNQSRGFVYIVSLTGVTGSRKELPQSAKEFLKKTNKYITRNSRFIGFGISSAKQVLNIKNYADGVIVGSALIEIIRKNKNMNKRNKIIASFIKSLRKALDS; encoded by the coding sequence ATGAATAGACTAGAAAAAAAGATCAGGGACCTTAAAAAACAAAAAAGAAAAGCATTAATTACTTTTATAACTGCGGGATTTCCTGATTTTAAAACTACTGAAACATTAATAAAAGTTCTTGAGTCAAACGGCGCTGATATTGTTGAGCTTGGCGTTCCTTTTTCTGATCCGATTGCAGACGGCCCTACGATACAGTTTGCTTCGGAGCACGGAGTAAAAAAAGGGGTCAGCTTACTAAGGATCTTTGATTTTGTAAAACGATTGCGCAAGAAAACCGATATACCGATTCTTTTGATGAGTTATAGCAATCCCATCTTTCATTTAGGTAATACACAGTCAGCAAAAAGAGCTAATAACGCCGGGGTAGACGGTTTTATTGTTCCTGATCTTATCCCTGAAGAATCCAAAGAGCTAAGCCTTGCATGCAGGAAAAACAATTTATCGCTGGTATTTTTGGCAGCGCCAAACACTCCTGATAAAAGGTTAAAAAGTATTGACAACCAAAGCAGAGGATTTGTTTATATAGTATCCCTTACGGGAGTTACAGGCAGTCGAAAAGAGTTGCCTCAATCCGCAAAAGAATTTCTTAAAAAAACAAATAAATATATTACCAGAAATTCTCGGTTTATAGGATTCGGAATCTCGTCTGCAAAGCAGGTTTTGAATATAAAAAATTATGCGGACGGCGTAATTGTCGGCTCGGCATTAATTGAAATAATAAGAAAAAACAAAAATATGAATAAACGGAATAAAATAATCGCATCATTTATAAAATCGCTTAGGAAAGCTTTAGACAGCTAA
- the trpB gene encoding tryptophan synthase subunit beta, with product MKKYFGSFGGQFVPETLFEPINILEKEFINAYKDKNFQKELNFYLQNYAGRPSLLYHAKRLGEKYGGIKIYLKREDLLHTGSHKINNTLGQLLLAKRLGKKRVIAETGAGQHGVATATAAALFGIKCEIYMGEEDIRRQSLNVFRMELLGAKVISVKSGTKTLKDAINEALRDWVTNVKDTFYCIGSVMGPHPYPFMVRQFQSVIGKETKRQILKIEKRLPDYLLACVGGGSNSIGLFHPFYNDKSVKFIGLEAQGAASASKGSIGILHGMKTYVLQDANGQISPTHSVAAGLDYPGIGPEHSFYKETKRAQYFPITDKEALTAFKILSETEGIIPALESAHALAYIPKLAPKISKNDIIVVCLSGRGDKDVDSIKNIGNSV from the coding sequence ATGAAAAAATATTTCGGAAGTTTTGGGGGACAATTTGTGCCCGAAACTTTATTTGAGCCCATAAATATTCTTGAAAAAGAATTTATTAATGCATATAAGGATAAGAATTTTCAAAAGGAACTTAATTTTTATCTGCAAAACTATGCCGGGCGGCCGAGTTTACTCTATCATGCTAAACGATTGGGCGAAAAATATGGCGGGATAAAGATTTATCTGAAAAGAGAAGATTTATTACATACCGGCTCTCATAAAATTAACAATACATTGGGACAGCTGCTGCTTGCAAAACGGCTTGGCAAAAAAAGAGTTATAGCCGAAACAGGGGCTGGCCAGCACGGGGTTGCAACAGCTACTGCCGCGGCACTTTTTGGAATTAAGTGCGAAATTTATATGGGAGAAGAAGATATAAGACGCCAGTCCTTAAATGTTTTTAGAATGGAACTTTTAGGCGCAAAAGTGATATCTGTAAAATCCGGAACAAAAACATTAAAAGATGCGATCAACGAGGCTCTGCGGGACTGGGTTACCAATGTAAAAGATACATTTTACTGCATAGGATCTGTAATGGGGCCGCACCCGTATCCTTTTATGGTAAGGCAGTTTCAATCGGTAATTGGTAAAGAAACGAAAAGACAAATACTGAAAATAGAAAAACGTCTTCCCGACTACCTTTTAGCGTGCGTTGGCGGAGGAAGCAATTCAATCGGCCTTTTTCATCCCTTTTATAACGATAAATCCGTGAAATTTATCGGTCTTGAGGCACAAGGCGCGGCAAGCGCTTCAAAAGGAAGCATAGGAATACTACACGGTATGAAAACATATGTTTTGCAGGATGCTAACGGCCAGATCAGTCCGACCCATTCAGTTGCAGCAGGACTTGATTATCCGGGAATAGGGCCGGAGCATAGCTTTTATAAAGAAACTAAACGCGCGCAATATTTTCCAATAACAGACAAAGAAGCGTTGACAGCGTTTAAGATTTTATCTGAAACTGAAGGAATAATTCCTGCTTTAGAATCTGCTCACGCTTTAGCTTATATACCCAAACTTGCGCCAAAAATTAGCAAAAACGATATTATAGTTGTTTGCCTTTCAGGACGCGGAGATAAAGATGTAGACAGCATAAAAAATATAGGAAATAGCGTTTAG
- a CDS encoding phosphoribosylanthranilate isomerase, translating to MVKVKICCVTNLDDALLVTNIGADYIGFNFYKESLRKISEKLCKEVVAKLPPFIIPVGVFVDEDINLIAKTAKKCSLKMIQLHGSETPEYCKEAKSLTNLGVIKAGKPFFLAGGITPDNVSEAITKVQPFAVDVATGVERLPRRKDYDKVNKLVRIARGLKA from the coding sequence ATGGTTAAAGTTAAAATTTGCTGTGTAACCAATTTAGATGATGCGTTGCTGGTAACTAATATTGGCGCTGATTATATCGGCTTCAATTTTTATAAAGAGAGTCTAAGAAAAATCTCTGAAAAACTCTGCAAAGAAGTTGTTGCCAAGCTTCCGCCGTTTATAATACCGGTCGGGGTTTTTGTGGACGAAGATATAAATCTGATAGCCAAGACTGCCAAGAAATGCTCCCTTAAAATGATTCAGCTTCACGGCTCAGAAACGCCCGAATATTGCAAAGAAGCCAAGTCTTTAACTAATCTTGGTGTTATTAAGGCAGGAAAACCCTTTTTTCTTGCCGGCGGAATTACTCCGGACAACGTAAGTGAAGCTATTACAAAAGTGCAGCCTTTTGCGGTAGATGTTGCTACAGGAGTTGAAAGGCTGCCTCGGAGAAAAGATTACGATAAAGTAAATAAGCTAGTTAGAATTGCAAGAGGACTTAAAGCATGA
- the trpC gene encoding indole-3-glycerol phosphate synthase TrpC, protein MNSILLDIVKAKKDILEKRKKIFPVSKLEKKASGVNKSISFKKAIEKKDRINIIAEIKKATPVYGVIKEDFDPIKIVKDYEAGGACAVSVLTEEKYFLGNLDNLSAVKTNTSLPVLRKDFIFDEYQLYEAKAYGADAVLLISALSDNQKLKNMIELAKKIKLDALVEIHDEGEIDKVLNCGAEIIGINSRNLNDFKVDLSIVAKIYPKIPKDKIVVAESGIRTPSDIKKLLSFGINTFLIGNTLMTSTNIKETLEDLRGIK, encoded by the coding sequence ATGAATAGTATTTTGTTAGATATAGTTAAGGCAAAAAAAGATATTCTTGAAAAAAGGAAAAAAATATTTCCCGTCAGTAAACTTGAAAAAAAAGCATCAGGAGTCAATAAATCCATAAGCTTTAAGAAAGCGATTGAAAAAAAAGACAGGATCAACATTATTGCGGAAATAAAGAAAGCCACGCCCGTATACGGAGTTATCAAGGAAGATTTTGACCCGATAAAAATTGTTAAAGATTATGAGGCTGGCGGCGCTTGCGCGGTATCGGTGCTTACTGAAGAAAAATATTTCTTAGGAAATCTTGATAATTTAAGCGCTGTAAAGACAAATACCAGCCTGCCGGTATTAAGGAAAGATTTTATTTTTGACGAGTATCAGCTTTATGAGGCAAAGGCATATGGCGCGGACGCGGTACTTTTAATATCTGCGCTTTCGGATAATCAAAAACTTAAAAACATGATAGAACTGGCAAAAAAGATTAAGCTTGATGCGCTTGTTGAAATACACGATGAAGGAGAAATAGATAAAGTATTAAATTGTGGGGCAGAAATAATAGGAATTAATAGCCGTAATCTTAACGATTTTAAAGTTGACTTAAGTATAGTCGCTAAAATTTACCCTAAAATTCCTAAGGACAAAATTGTTGTTGCCGAAAGCGGAATCAGGACTCCCTCAGACATAAAAAAACTTTTGAGTTTCGGAATAAATACTTTTTTGATTGGAAATACTCTAATGACGAGCACAAACATTAAAGAAACCTTGGAGGATTTAAGGGGAATAAAATAA